One segment of Allorhodopirellula heiligendammensis DNA contains the following:
- a CDS encoding SGNH/GDSL hydrolase family protein, whose translation MRRTFLAPTLTAGVLLACLATVSVATSPDVNSTTAQAATVELAAPFERLQHELEKQWPHNRMVRIVFHGHSVPAGYFKTPIVRAFDAYPSLFHRQLCEQYPTAVIDVSVTAIGGENAVSGAARFERDVLSLRPDLVFIDYCLNDRRVGLENAAEAWRSMIRNALDANVRVVLLTPTPDLHEDILDSTTPLGLHAQQVRDLAEEFGVSISDSYAAFANRASAGEDLQKFMAQGNHPNRAGHEIVASELSKLMRAQAN comes from the coding sequence ATGAGGCGAACTTTCTTGGCCCCCACCCTGACCGCTGGTGTGCTATTGGCGTGCCTTGCAACGGTTTCGGTCGCGACGTCCCCCGACGTGAACTCCACGACGGCGCAGGCGGCAACGGTAGAACTCGCCGCACCCTTTGAGCGACTTCAGCACGAACTGGAGAAACAATGGCCGCACAACCGCATGGTGCGGATCGTCTTTCACGGCCACAGTGTCCCCGCTGGTTATTTCAAAACGCCGATCGTCCGTGCTTTTGATGCCTACCCGAGTCTGTTTCATCGTCAACTCTGCGAGCAGTATCCAACAGCTGTCATCGATGTCAGTGTGACGGCGATCGGCGGCGAGAACGCAGTCAGCGGAGCGGCGAGGTTCGAACGAGACGTGTTGTCGCTGCGTCCCGATTTAGTATTCATCGACTACTGCCTCAATGATCGCCGCGTCGGTTTGGAAAATGCCGCCGAGGCGTGGCGGTCGATGATTCGCAATGCCTTGGATGCAAATGTGCGTGTTGTATTGTTAACACCGACCCCCGATCTCCATGAGGACATCCTCGATAGCACCACCCCACTCGGCCTGCACGCCCAGCAAGTCCGCGATTTGGCAGAGGAATTTGGTGTATCAATCAGCGACTCTTATGCCGCGTTTGCCAACCGTGCCAGTGCCGGTGAAGATCTGCAAAAATTCATGGCTCAAGGCAACCATCCCAATCGTGCTGGCCATGAGATCGTCGCGTCTGAACTGAGCAAGTTGATGAGAGCACAGGCGAACTAG
- the hisB gene encoding imidazoleglycerol-phosphate dehydratase HisB has protein sequence MSRTASIDRRTGETQIQLSVNLDGSGDGTRNSGIGFLDHMLDLFAKHSLIDLNVNATGDLHVDDHHTCEDIGIALGSAIDEALGNRAGVFRYGHFTLPMDECLVTAAVDMGGRYAFEYHAPIAAHKIGTFDSELVEHFWQSFAANAKCNLHVVLHHGRNAHHISECVFKATARAIRMAVEKDPRNPAIPSTKGVL, from the coding sequence ATGTCACGAACCGCGTCCATTGATCGCCGCACCGGCGAAACTCAGATCCAACTCTCGGTCAATCTCGACGGCAGCGGTGATGGGACTCGAAACAGCGGGATCGGTTTTCTCGACCACATGCTGGATCTATTTGCCAAGCACTCGCTGATCGACTTGAACGTCAACGCCACGGGTGATTTGCACGTCGACGATCACCACACCTGCGAAGACATCGGCATCGCGTTGGGCAGCGCGATCGACGAAGCGTTGGGTAACCGCGCCGGCGTGTTTCGCTACGGTCACTTCACATTGCCGATGGACGAGTGTCTCGTGACAGCTGCCGTCGACATGGGCGGTCGTTACGCGTTCGAGTACCACGCCCCGATCGCAGCTCACAAGATCGGAACATTCGACAGCGAGCTTGTAGAACACTTCTGGCAATCGTTTGCCGCCAATGCGAAATGCAATTTGCACGTGGTGCTACATCACGGCCGCAATGCACACCACATTTCTGAATGCGTCTTCAAGGCGACCGCCCGCGCCATCCGAATGGCCGTGGAAAAAGATCCTCGCAATCCAGCCATCCCCAGTACCAAGGGTGTGCTGTAG
- the hisC gene encoding histidinol-phosphate transaminase yields the protein MQFRPALTQMKPYAPGEQPPPGKFIKLNTNENPFPPPPAVVRAITEAANGPLNRYPDPLATSFRRAAAEALGLPGPEWVLAGNGSDEILTLLVRGFVGESQSLRLPTPSYILYRTLADIQGAKWEQVAFTEDWQLPAEFRQPREDLRLVLLPNPNSPSGTVVPPSEIESIADSLTCPLVVDEAYADFAEENCLDLVQRHERILVTRTLSKSYALAGVRFGFLVAQPHVIAELTKIKDSYNCDAISIAAATAAMQSQTWLADVVTSVNCTRARLETELAGLGFDVVPSHANFVWCTHPSGEHRAIYEFLKANQILVRYMDFGDWGDGLRISVGTDDQIDACLLMIQRALAKLTT from the coding sequence TTGCAATTCCGCCCTGCCCTGACCCAGATGAAGCCGTACGCACCGGGGGAGCAACCGCCGCCGGGCAAATTCATCAAGCTCAATACCAACGAAAATCCATTTCCGCCACCGCCTGCAGTGGTCCGGGCGATCACCGAGGCGGCCAACGGGCCGCTGAATCGCTATCCCGATCCCTTGGCGACCAGCTTCCGTCGCGCTGCCGCTGAGGCTCTCGGATTGCCTGGCCCAGAATGGGTGCTCGCAGGAAATGGCAGCGATGAGATCCTCACACTGCTCGTCCGCGGCTTTGTCGGGGAATCACAGTCATTGCGTTTGCCCACACCGAGTTACATCCTCTACCGCACTCTCGCTGACATTCAAGGTGCAAAGTGGGAACAGGTTGCATTCACCGAGGATTGGCAACTGCCGGCCGAATTCCGCCAACCGCGGGAAGATCTGCGTCTCGTCCTGCTGCCCAACCCCAATAGCCCCAGCGGGACAGTGGTGCCGCCCAGCGAAATCGAGTCGATCGCCGATTCATTGACCTGTCCCTTGGTCGTCGACGAAGCCTACGCTGATTTCGCCGAAGAAAACTGCTTGGATCTGGTTCAACGCCACGAGCGGATTCTCGTCACCCGGACGCTGAGCAAGTCGTATGCCTTGGCGGGGGTGCGTTTTGGATTTCTGGTCGCTCAGCCGCATGTCATCGCTGAACTGACTAAAATTAAAGACAGCTACAACTGCGATGCGATCTCGATCGCCGCGGCGACCGCTGCGATGCAAAGTCAAACTTGGTTGGCCGATGTCGTCACCTCCGTGAATTGCACCCGCGCCCGCCTGGAAACCGAACTCGCTGGCCTCGGCTTTGACGTGGTACCGTCGCATGCCAATTTCGTCTGGTGCACCCACCCCAGCGGCGAACACCGAGCTATTTACGAGTTTCTCAAAGCCAATCAAATCCTGGTGCGGTATATGGACTTTGGTGATTGGGGCGATGGGCTCCGCATCAGTGTCGGCACCGATGATCAAATCGATGCGTGCTTGCTGATGATTCAACGAGCACTTGCGAAGTTAACGACATAG
- a CDS encoding Orn/Lys/Arg decarboxylase N-terminal domain-containing protein: MKFRFPILIIDEDYRSENTSGLGIRALAEAIEAEGVEVIGATSYGDLSQFAQQQSRASAFILSIDDEEVLSEAEDEGPAIQKLREFIQEIRFKNNDIPIFLYGETRTSAHIPNDILRELHGFIHMFEDTPQFVARHILHEARAYTDGLAPPFFRALLEYASDGSYSWHCPGHSGGVAFLKSPVGQMFHQFFGENMLRADVCNAVEELGQLLDHTGPVAASERNAARIFDADHCFFVTNGTSTSNKMVWHSTVASGDIVVVDRNCHKSILHSIIMTGAVPVFLMPKRNHLGLIGPIPLEEFHPDNIQRKIEANPFARAAQAAHPDRKPRILTITQSTYDGIVYNVEMLKELLDGQIDTLHFDEAWLPHATFHDFYSNMHAIGHGRATCKESMVFATHSTHKLLAGISQASQILVKEPRSRKLDRHIFNEAYLMHSSTSPQYAIIASCDVAAAMMEPPGGTALVEESILEAMNFRRAMRKVDAEWGDDWWFQVWGPDEIPDEDIGTQADWILKADDEWHGFGHLAPGFNMLDPIKGTVVTPGLNLNGQFADSGIPASIVTRYLAEHGVIVEKAGLYSFFIMFTIGITKGRWNTLVSALQQFKDDYDKNLPMWKILPEFAQLFPQYEAMGLRDLCQAIHMTYKENDIARVTTEMYLSDMQPAMKPSDAYDMMTHREIDRVEIDDLLGRVTAVLLTPYPPGIPLLIPGESFNRTIIEYLQFARKFNAKFPGFHTDIHGLVEETVDGVRRYYVDCLRMS; the protein is encoded by the coding sequence ATGAAATTTCGTTTCCCAATTCTGATTATTGACGAAGACTATCGTTCGGAAAACACCTCCGGGCTCGGTATTCGTGCGCTCGCCGAGGCGATCGAGGCCGAGGGCGTCGAAGTGATCGGAGCGACCAGTTACGGGGACCTGTCCCAGTTCGCCCAGCAGCAATCACGGGCGTCGGCGTTTATTCTCTCGATCGACGACGAAGAAGTCTTGTCGGAGGCCGAAGACGAGGGGCCCGCGATCCAGAAATTGCGCGAGTTCATCCAGGAGATTCGATTCAAGAATAACGACATCCCGATCTTTTTGTATGGTGAGACCCGCACCTCCGCGCACATCCCTAACGATATCTTGCGTGAGTTGCATGGGTTCATTCACATGTTCGAGGACACGCCGCAGTTTGTTGCCCGGCACATTCTGCATGAGGCCCGGGCCTACACCGATGGCTTGGCACCGCCATTCTTCCGGGCACTGTTGGAATATGCTAGCGACGGATCCTATTCCTGGCATTGTCCCGGCCACTCGGGCGGAGTGGCGTTTTTGAAGAGTCCCGTTGGCCAAATGTTTCACCAGTTTTTTGGTGAGAACATGCTACGGGCCGACGTCTGTAATGCTGTGGAGGAACTCGGTCAATTGCTCGACCACACCGGGCCGGTGGCGGCCTCTGAACGCAACGCAGCACGCATTTTCGACGCTGATCATTGTTTCTTTGTCACCAACGGGACCTCGACGAGCAATAAGATGGTGTGGCATTCGACGGTGGCGTCGGGGGACATCGTGGTCGTCGATCGCAATTGCCACAAATCGATTCTGCACTCGATTATTATGACCGGCGCCGTGCCTGTGTTCCTGATGCCCAAACGCAATCACTTGGGACTGATCGGTCCGATTCCCTTAGAAGAGTTTCATCCTGATAATATTCAACGAAAGATCGAGGCGAATCCGTTCGCCCGCGCCGCCCAAGCGGCCCATCCCGATCGCAAGCCGCGGATTCTGACGATTACCCAGTCGACCTACGACGGCATCGTCTACAACGTTGAGATGCTCAAAGAGTTGCTCGATGGCCAAATCGATACGTTGCACTTCGACGAGGCGTGGCTGCCCCACGCAACCTTCCACGATTTTTATTCCAACATGCACGCGATCGGTCATGGTCGGGCGACATGCAAGGAGTCGATGGTGTTCGCCACGCACTCAACTCACAAGCTGTTGGCGGGGATCTCGCAAGCGTCTCAGATTCTCGTCAAAGAACCGCGAAGCCGCAAACTGGATCGGCATATTTTTAACGAAGCCTATTTGATGCACTCGTCGACGTCGCCGCAGTACGCGATCATTGCGTCGTGTGATGTTGCTGCGGCGATGATGGAACCACCCGGCGGCACAGCCCTGGTGGAAGAGTCGATCCTCGAGGCCATGAATTTCCGCCGCGCGATGCGGAAAGTCGACGCCGAATGGGGTGATGACTGGTGGTTCCAGGTATGGGGACCCGACGAGATTCCCGACGAAGACATCGGTACACAAGCCGACTGGATCTTGAAAGCCGACGACGAGTGGCACGGCTTCGGCCACCTCGCTCCTGGTTTCAATATGCTCGATCCGATCAAGGGCACCGTCGTCACGCCGGGGTTGAATCTCAACGGCCAGTTTGCCGACAGCGGAATCCCCGCGTCGATTGTGACGCGGTATCTCGCTGAGCATGGTGTGATCGTCGAAAAAGCGGGACTGTATTCGTTCTTCATCATGTTCACGATCGGTATCACCAAGGGGCGATGGAACACGCTCGTCAGTGCCCTGCAGCAGTTCAAGGATGACTACGACAAAAACCTGCCGATGTGGAAGATCCTGCCAGAGTTCGCGCAGCTCTTCCCGCAGTATGAGGCCATGGGGTTGCGGGATCTCTGCCAAGCGATCCACATGACCTACAAAGAAAACGACATCGCCCGGGTCACGACCGAAATGTACCTGTCGGACATGCAGCCAGCGATGAAGCCGTCTGACGCGTATGACATGATGACGCACCGCGAAATTGATCGGGTGGAAATCGACGATTTACTCGGACGAGTCACTGCGGTGTTGTTAACGCCCTATCCGCCCGGCATCCCGCTGCTGATTCCGGGCGAGAGTTTCAATCGGACGATCATCGAGTACTTGCAGTTTGCACGGAAATTCAACGCCAAGTTCCCCGGTTTCCACACCGATATCCACGGCCTCGTTGAAGAAACGGTCGACGGCGTGCGGCGGTATTACGTCGACTGCCTGCGGATGTCTTGA
- the sucC gene encoding ADP-forming succinate--CoA ligase subunit beta, translated as MKIHEYQGKELFRAAGVPVLEGHMVTTPEEAAAAYTKLGGKIAVVKAQIHAGGRGKGNVIDNPDQKGVVLAKSADEAKAAAAGLLGNKLVTIQTGPEGQTVGKVFVEAGCDIARELYLGIVVDRVSCKPVLMVSTEGGVEIEKVAEETPELIHKEGFDPAIGLEAFQVRKICKKLGIEGAAAKSAFKFMTAMCRFFIDYDCALAEVNPLVITGDGQMIALDAKITFDENAMFRHKDLEELRDLSEEEESEIRAGKAGLSYVKLDGNIACLVNGAGLAMSTMDIIKYHGGEPANFLDVGGGANAAQVTEAFRILLSDKNCKGVLVNIFGGIARCTTIASALIEASKEVGFNVPLVVRLEGTEVEEGRKMLEDSDVDVITAVDLTDAAKKIVAATA; from the coding sequence ATGAAAATTCACGAGTATCAAGGCAAAGAACTCTTCCGCGCCGCTGGCGTCCCCGTGCTCGAAGGGCACATGGTGACCACGCCGGAGGAAGCGGCAGCCGCGTACACGAAACTCGGCGGCAAGATCGCGGTGGTCAAGGCCCAGATCCACGCGGGCGGTCGCGGCAAGGGGAACGTGATCGACAATCCAGACCAAAAAGGTGTGGTGTTAGCCAAGTCGGCAGACGAGGCGAAAGCGGCCGCGGCGGGCCTGCTGGGCAATAAACTCGTGACGATTCAGACAGGCCCCGAAGGCCAAACCGTCGGCAAGGTGTTCGTCGAAGCTGGCTGCGATATTGCTCGCGAACTCTACCTCGGCATCGTCGTCGACCGCGTTTCCTGCAAGCCAGTCTTGATGGTCAGCACCGAGGGCGGTGTCGAAATCGAGAAGGTTGCTGAGGAAACTCCTGAACTGATCCACAAGGAAGGTTTCGATCCAGCCATCGGATTGGAAGCGTTCCAAGTTCGCAAGATCTGCAAAAAGCTCGGCATCGAAGGCGCCGCAGCCAAGAGTGCGTTCAAATTCATGACGGCGATGTGCCGGTTCTTCATCGATTACGATTGTGCACTTGCCGAAGTCAACCCGCTCGTGATCACCGGAGACGGACAAATGATCGCTTTGGACGCGAAGATCACGTTCGATGAAAATGCAATGTTCCGCCACAAGGACCTCGAGGAGTTGCGTGACCTCAGCGAAGAAGAGGAGAGCGAAATTCGGGCTGGCAAGGCGGGCCTGAGCTACGTCAAGCTCGACGGCAATATCGCTTGCCTCGTCAACGGTGCCGGACTGGCGATGTCGACGATGGACATCATCAAGTATCACGGTGGCGAACCAGCGAACTTCCTCGACGTGGGCGGCGGTGCCAACGCGGCTCAAGTCACCGAAGCCTTCCGGATTCTGCTCTCGGACAAGAACTGCAAGGGTGTGCTGGTCAATATTTTCGGCGGCATCGCACGCTGCACGACGATTGCCTCGGCATTGATCGAAGCGAGCAAGGAAGTCGGTTTCAACGTGCCATTGGTCGTGCGTCTGGAAGGCACCGAAGTCGAAGAGGGCCGCAAGATGCTCGAAGACAGCGATGTCGACGTGATCACAGCGGTCGATCTCACCGACGCTGCCAAGAAGATCGTCGCCGCCACGGCTTAG
- the sucD gene encoding succinate--CoA ligase subunit alpha, producing the protein MSILVDKNTKVICQGITGNAGKFHAMGCRDYGTQLVGGVTPGKGGQEVEGMPVFDTVEEAVQQTGADATMIFVPPPFTADAILEAVDAGIRIIAAITEGVPVIDMVRVYEKVKASNSILIGPNCPGLITPGECKIGIMPGYIHTPGKIGVMSRSGTLTYEAVWQTSNLKLGQSTCVGLGGDPIVGTNYIDLFKLYQEDDQTEAILMIGEIGGSAEEEAAAYVKAHVTKPVAAFIAGRTAPPGKRMGHAGAIISGGKGTAEEKVAALEDAGIVVAPSPAEMGDAVLQAIKNK; encoded by the coding sequence ATGAGTATTCTGGTCGACAAAAACACCAAAGTCATTTGCCAAGGCATCACGGGCAATGCGGGCAAGTTTCATGCGATGGGCTGCCGCGATTACGGCACCCAGCTTGTTGGCGGCGTGACGCCAGGCAAGGGCGGCCAAGAGGTCGAAGGCATGCCTGTCTTCGATACGGTCGAAGAAGCCGTTCAGCAAACCGGCGCCGACGCGACGATGATCTTCGTACCGCCCCCATTCACCGCCGACGCGATCCTCGAGGCCGTCGATGCGGGCATCCGGATCATTGCTGCGATCACCGAAGGCGTGCCAGTGATCGACATGGTACGCGTCTATGAAAAGGTCAAAGCGAGCAATTCAATTCTGATTGGCCCGAACTGTCCTGGGTTGATCACGCCCGGTGAGTGCAAGATCGGCATCATGCCAGGTTACATTCACACCCCTGGGAAGATCGGCGTCATGAGCCGCTCGGGCACCCTGACCTACGAAGCGGTGTGGCAGACCAGCAACCTGAAACTCGGCCAGAGTACCTGTGTCGGTCTTGGGGGCGACCCCATTGTCGGGACAAACTATATCGACCTATTCAAGTTGTACCAGGAAGACGATCAAACCGAAGCGATTCTGATGATCGGTGAAATCGGCGGCAGCGCCGAAGAAGAAGCCGCCGCATACGTCAAAGCCCACGTGACCAAACCGGTTGCCGCATTCATCGCTGGCCGTACTGCACCTCCCGGCAAACGCATGGGCCACGCCGGTGCAATCATCAGCGGTGGTAAGGGAACCGCAGAAGAAAAGGTTGCAGCTCTCGAGGATGCGGGCATCGTTGTCGCCCCCAGTCCCGCGGAAATGGGCGATGCCGTTCTGCAAGCGATCAAAAACAAGTAG